A section of the Kribbella sp. HUAS MG21 genome encodes:
- a CDS encoding MFS transporter: protein MPEFLRDPVARALASAIAALSVSRGMFFAVSALYFTRGVGLSAATVGIGLTIAGGVGVLASYAGGRLSDRVGADRLQQWALAANGVALLSYAFAGDVVTFVLVAACVSASRGLQSTAQMTLLARWYVGPERVTVRARLRVVMNVGIGIGTLLAGLALLTDTTAAYRLTVVLVGALTILGTVPLVGLRRRVAGLAERMDAAASTEAPRGPSPLRDRTYVTSTVLNALLAMHFGLTSVGLPLWVADHTEAPTVVVSALLLVNTVYVALFQVRASRGTQDLRKAGRSVHQAGLLLLIACLLFPVAGYLGAVAATVVLLLGALASSAAETRGEAGSWGMAFELADPARAGAYQGLSQTGLSLAMMLAPVVVTTTAIDHGTTGWIVLGALFAITGTASAVVANRAAAHRDLATVGATHG, encoded by the coding sequence GTGCCTGAATTCCTCCGTGATCCCGTCGCCCGCGCCCTCGCCTCCGCCATCGCCGCCCTCTCCGTGTCCCGCGGGATGTTCTTCGCGGTGAGCGCCTTGTACTTCACCCGCGGCGTCGGGTTGTCGGCGGCGACGGTGGGCATCGGCCTCACGATCGCGGGCGGCGTCGGCGTGCTGGCATCGTACGCCGGTGGCCGGCTGAGCGACCGGGTCGGCGCCGACCGGCTGCAGCAGTGGGCGCTGGCCGCGAACGGCGTCGCGCTCCTGAGCTACGCGTTCGCCGGGGACGTCGTCACGTTCGTCCTGGTCGCGGCCTGCGTGTCCGCCTCGCGCGGCCTGCAGAGCACCGCGCAGATGACGTTGCTGGCCCGGTGGTACGTCGGACCGGAACGCGTCACCGTCCGCGCCCGGCTGCGCGTGGTCATGAACGTCGGCATCGGCATCGGCACCTTGCTCGCGGGTCTCGCGTTGCTGACCGACACGACCGCCGCGTACCGCCTGACGGTGGTCCTGGTCGGCGCGCTCACGATCCTCGGTACGGTCCCGCTGGTCGGGTTGCGCCGGCGAGTGGCCGGACTGGCCGAGCGGATGGACGCCGCCGCGAGCACCGAGGCACCGCGCGGTCCTTCCCCGCTGCGCGACCGGACGTATGTCACCTCGACCGTTCTCAACGCCCTGCTCGCGATGCACTTCGGCCTGACGTCGGTCGGCCTGCCGCTGTGGGTCGCCGACCACACCGAAGCCCCGACCGTCGTCGTGTCGGCGCTCCTACTGGTCAACACCGTGTACGTCGCGCTGTTCCAGGTCCGCGCGTCCCGCGGTACCCAGGACCTCCGCAAGGCGGGACGGTCGGTGCACCAGGCCGGCCTGCTCCTGCTTATCGCCTGTCTGCTCTTCCCGGTCGCCGGCTACCTCGGCGCTGTCGCCGCGACGGTCGTTCTGCTGCTCGGCGCACTGGCTTCCTCGGCGGCCGAGACGCGCGGCGAGGCCGGGAGTTGGGGAATGGCGTTCGAGCTCGCCGATCCGGCGCGCGCCGGTGCCTACCAGGGGCTCAGCCAGACCGGCCTCTCGCTGGCGATGATGCTCGCGCCGGTGGTCGTCACGACGACCGCGATCGACCACGGGACGACGGGCTGGATCGTCCTCGGCGCGCTCTTCGCGATCACCGGCACCGCGAGCGCCGTCGTCGCGAACCGGGCCGCCGCGCACCGCGATCTGGCAACGGTTGGGGCGACCCACGGTTAG
- a CDS encoding DUF5937 family protein encodes MIEYELVDHDLGEVRFAISPLNELVLSLRTLRDPGRFPLQLPWLRATEAARAELQLDVLRALTNDAMWTPDFLTPRPYSPLGRIDDELAALAKTPDEVVRADLAEVHPAAVPAVLRGRPATVIARMLAALREYWDACFEPYWQRMRTVLEADVVHRGRVVAQSGLAVMFADIDPHVRLEGSVVYVRLRSNHSYRVSTAGRGLTLVPCLFSRRASAPISPEESPQIMYPARGLATLWETETTVPVNALADLIGRARARLMGLLDAPSSSTELAVRLDVTPTAVNQHLRALRAAGLLTSARHGRSVLYRRSDLGDRLLRGSGGRADQSSW; translated from the coding sequence ATGATCGAGTACGAGCTCGTGGACCACGACCTCGGCGAGGTGCGGTTCGCGATCTCGCCGCTGAACGAGCTGGTGCTGTCACTGCGGACCTTGCGCGATCCGGGGCGGTTTCCGCTCCAGCTGCCGTGGCTGCGAGCCACCGAAGCGGCGCGGGCGGAGCTGCAACTGGACGTGCTGCGGGCGTTGACGAACGACGCGATGTGGACGCCGGACTTCCTCACGCCGCGGCCGTACAGTCCGCTCGGCCGGATCGACGACGAGCTCGCGGCGCTCGCGAAGACCCCGGACGAGGTCGTGCGCGCCGACCTCGCGGAGGTGCATCCGGCTGCGGTCCCCGCGGTCCTGCGTGGTCGGCCGGCGACTGTGATCGCCCGGATGCTGGCCGCGCTGCGGGAGTACTGGGACGCCTGCTTCGAGCCGTACTGGCAGCGGATGCGCACCGTGCTCGAGGCTGATGTCGTGCACCGCGGCCGGGTCGTGGCGCAGTCCGGGCTCGCGGTCATGTTCGCCGACATCGACCCGCACGTCCGCCTCGAGGGCAGCGTCGTGTACGTCCGGCTGCGCAGCAATCACTCCTACCGCGTCTCGACTGCCGGCCGCGGGCTGACGCTTGTCCCGTGCCTGTTCAGCAGGCGCGCCTCGGCGCCGATCTCGCCCGAGGAGTCGCCGCAGATCATGTATCCGGCGCGCGGCCTCGCGACCCTCTGGGAGACCGAGACGACCGTGCCGGTGAACGCCCTGGCCGACCTCATCGGGCGTGCGCGGGCGCGCCTGATGGGCCTCCTCGACGCGCCGTCGTCCTCGACCGAACTCGCGGTGCGCCTGGACGTCACGCCGACCGCGGTCAACCAGCACCTTCGCGCGCTGCGCGCGGCCGGCCTGCTCACCTCCGCGCGCCACGGGCGTTCGGTTCTCTACCGGCGCTCCGACCTCGGCGACCGGCTCCTGCGTGGATCCGGCGGGAGAGCGGACCAGAGCTCCTGGTAG
- a CDS encoding sulfatase-like hydrolase/transferase encodes MDVDSRPNFLVVVTDDQGPWALGCQGNDELRTPAIDALAGHGVRFESFFCASPVCSPARASLLTGRMPSAHGVHDWIRGEAYGVVDEDRYLTGLTTTPQVLAANGWRCGHAGKWHLGDARTPEPGFTDWYAHRTGDGPYFGAPVWRDGQRVAEERYITTAITDEAVGFLESAAAGPDPFYLQVHYTAPHSPWIDQHPAEYLELYADCAFDSCRPQEPHPWFSWEPGPISDAMRDPRPSLQGYFASITAVDDGVGRLLRTLAEHRLTESTVVVFTSDNGFSCGHHGIWGKGNATKPLNLWENSVRVPFIMSQPGRLPAGTVETSLASACDLHPTLLQLAGVPIPEDPLAAGRSLLPVLLDGAEATEHVMVFDEYGGTRMVRTADWKLVQRYGDAPDELYNLAEDPGEEHNLVTDPARRTLVSDLNGVLVDWFARHADEQLDAWSRPVSGRGQLHPVRTGQPDPETYYAGTAEIRTDP; translated from the coding sequence ATGGACGTCGACTCGCGACCGAACTTCCTCGTAGTGGTCACCGATGACCAGGGCCCGTGGGCTCTGGGCTGTCAGGGGAACGACGAACTCCGGACGCCGGCGATCGACGCGCTGGCCGGTCACGGTGTCCGGTTCGAGTCGTTCTTCTGCGCTTCTCCGGTCTGCTCGCCGGCCCGCGCGTCGCTGCTGACCGGCCGGATGCCGTCCGCGCACGGGGTGCACGACTGGATCCGGGGCGAGGCGTACGGCGTCGTGGACGAGGACAGGTACCTGACCGGTCTCACGACCACGCCGCAGGTGCTCGCCGCCAACGGCTGGCGCTGCGGGCACGCGGGGAAGTGGCACCTCGGCGACGCGCGGACCCCCGAGCCGGGCTTCACCGACTGGTATGCGCACCGGACCGGCGACGGGCCGTACTTCGGGGCGCCGGTCTGGCGCGATGGGCAGCGCGTGGCCGAGGAGCGCTACATCACCACCGCGATCACCGACGAGGCCGTCGGCTTCCTGGAATCGGCGGCGGCCGGACCCGATCCGTTCTACCTCCAGGTTCACTACACCGCGCCGCACAGCCCGTGGATCGACCAGCATCCGGCCGAGTACCTGGAGCTGTACGCCGACTGCGCGTTCGACAGCTGCCGTCCGCAGGAGCCGCATCCCTGGTTCAGCTGGGAGCCGGGCCCGATCTCGGACGCCATGCGCGACCCGCGGCCCAGCCTGCAGGGGTACTTCGCGTCGATCACCGCGGTGGACGACGGCGTCGGGCGGCTGCTGCGGACACTCGCCGAGCACCGGTTGACCGAGTCGACGGTCGTGGTCTTCACGTCCGACAACGGCTTCAGCTGCGGGCACCACGGGATCTGGGGCAAGGGCAACGCGACCAAGCCGCTCAACCTCTGGGAGAACTCGGTCCGCGTCCCGTTCATCATGTCCCAGCCAGGCCGGCTGCCGGCCGGGACGGTGGAGACCTCGCTCGCGAGTGCCTGCGACCTGCACCCAACCCTGCTCCAGCTGGCAGGTGTGCCGATCCCCGAGGACCCGCTCGCAGCCGGCCGCTCGCTGCTCCCCGTACTCCTTGACGGAGCCGAGGCCACCGAGCACGTCATGGTGTTCGACGAGTACGGCGGAACGCGCATGGTCCGTACCGCCGACTGGAAGCTCGTCCAGCGGTACGGCGATGCGCCGGACGAGCTCTACAACCTGGCCGAGGACCCGGGCGAGGAACACAACCTCGTCACGGACCCGGCCCGGCGGACTCTCGTGTCGGACCTGAACGGCGTGCTGGTCGACTGGTTCGCCCGACATGCCGACGAGCAGCTCGACGCGTGGTCCAGGCCGGTCTCCGGTCGCGGCCAGCTGCACCCGGTCCGGACCGGTCAGCCCGACCCCGAGACCTACTATGCGGGTACGGCGGAGATCCGCACCGATCCCTAA
- a CDS encoding bifunctional glycosyltransferase family 2/GtrA family protein — protein sequence MTTGPAAPTRTATVDVVVPVFNEERSLPGCLQVLDEFLTRTFPYPATITVVDNASTDRTPEVARALADRYERVRVRRLERKGRGLALREAWGASDADVVVYMDVDLSTGLDALLPLVAPLVNGHSDLSIGSRLAPGARTVREPRREFISRAYNQLIRLLHGSRFSDAQCGFKAARTDVVRALLGHVRDESWFFDTELLLLAEHNGLRVHEVPVDWVEDVDSRVDVVGTAWDDLRGLLRMARAKASGQARIGDLPRRPEPRAAHPDAVLGRREGGLAWQLLSFAVVGGFSTLANLVLYAVLRQWWPLLAANLGALVVTTLLNTEANRRFTFPGPDTGRVRVHGQGLIVFGLYYLFTSAALLVLHACVAEPSRLLELSVLLGSSGIGTAGRFVLLRRWIFQPTSAPERDI from the coding sequence ATGACAACGGGACCAGCCGCGCCGACCAGGACCGCGACCGTCGACGTCGTCGTACCGGTGTTCAACGAGGAGCGGTCGCTGCCGGGGTGCCTGCAGGTTCTGGACGAGTTCCTGACCCGGACCTTTCCGTACCCGGCGACGATCACCGTCGTCGACAACGCCAGTACCGACCGCACGCCGGAGGTGGCGCGGGCGCTGGCGGACCGGTACGAGCGGGTTCGGGTACGGCGCCTCGAACGCAAGGGCCGCGGGCTCGCGCTGCGCGAGGCCTGGGGTGCGAGCGACGCCGACGTCGTCGTCTACATGGACGTGGACCTGTCCACCGGGCTCGACGCGCTCCTGCCGCTGGTCGCGCCGCTGGTGAACGGCCACTCGGACCTCTCGATCGGCTCGCGGCTGGCGCCTGGTGCGCGGACGGTGCGCGAGCCGCGCCGGGAGTTCATCTCGCGTGCCTACAACCAGCTGATCCGGCTGCTGCACGGATCCCGGTTCTCGGACGCGCAGTGCGGGTTCAAGGCGGCACGGACCGACGTCGTCCGCGCCCTGCTGGGACACGTCCGCGACGAGTCCTGGTTCTTCGACACCGAACTGCTCCTCCTTGCCGAGCACAACGGGCTGCGCGTGCACGAAGTACCGGTGGACTGGGTCGAGGACGTCGACAGTCGCGTCGACGTCGTCGGCACCGCGTGGGACGACCTCCGCGGCCTGCTGCGGATGGCCCGCGCGAAGGCCTCCGGGCAGGCGCGCATCGGCGACCTGCCACGGCGGCCCGAGCCGCGCGCCGCGCATCCGGACGCAGTACTCGGCCGGCGCGAGGGCGGGCTCGCGTGGCAGCTGTTGTCGTTCGCCGTCGTCGGCGGGTTCTCGACCCTGGCGAACCTGGTGCTGTACGCCGTACTCCGGCAGTGGTGGCCCTTGCTGGCAGCCAATCTCGGCGCGCTGGTCGTCACCACATTGCTCAACACCGAAGCCAACCGGCGCTTCACGTTCCCGGGACCGGACACCGGACGCGTCCGGGTCCACGGGCAGGGGCTGATCGTCTTCGGCCTCTACTACCTCTTCACCTCGGCGGCACTGCTCGTACTGCATGCCTGCGTCGCCGAGCCCTCCAGGCTGCTCGAACTGTCGGTGCTGCTCGGCTCCTCCGGGATCGGCACCGCCGGGAGGTTCGTGCTGCTTCGACGCTGGATCTTCCAACCGACTTCCGCACCGGAAAGGGATATCTGA
- a CDS encoding response regulator transcription factor: MRILLVEDEQPLAKYVATGLRKHGFAVDLAFDGRTALEKCDVTPYDVVVLDRDLPVLHGDAVCRQLAERGTSRILMLTASGAVEDRVDGLMLGADDYLGKPFAFSELIARVTALSRRSTPARPPVLRAAGVTLDPARRTAERDGRPLYLTPKEFGVLEQLLAADGDVVSAETLLDKVWDEHADPFTNAVRITIGTLRRKLAEPPLIETVTSAGYRISTCART, from the coding sequence GTGCGGATTCTGCTGGTCGAGGATGAGCAGCCGTTGGCGAAATACGTCGCCACCGGGCTGCGCAAACACGGATTCGCGGTCGACCTCGCGTTCGACGGCCGGACCGCGCTCGAGAAGTGCGACGTCACGCCGTACGACGTGGTCGTCCTGGACCGGGACCTCCCGGTGCTGCACGGGGACGCGGTCTGCCGGCAGCTGGCCGAGCGGGGGACGTCGCGGATCCTGATGCTGACCGCGTCGGGTGCGGTCGAGGACCGCGTCGACGGGCTGATGCTGGGCGCCGACGACTACCTGGGCAAGCCGTTCGCGTTCTCCGAGCTGATCGCGAGGGTCACGGCGCTGTCCCGGCGCAGCACCCCGGCCCGCCCGCCGGTGCTCCGGGCCGCCGGCGTCACGCTCGACCCGGCCCGGCGTACGGCGGAACGCGACGGCCGGCCGCTCTACCTGACGCCCAAGGAGTTCGGCGTCCTGGAGCAGCTGCTGGCCGCGGACGGCGACGTGGTCAGCGCCGAGACACTGCTCGACAAGGTGTGGGACGAACACGCCGACCCGTTCACGAACGCGGTCCGGATCACGATCGGCACGCTGCGCCGGAAGCTGGCCGAGCCGCCGTTGATCGAGACCGTGACCAGCGCCGGCTACCGGATCAGCACGTGCGCCCGCACCTGA
- the aqpZ gene encoding aquaporin Z, with product MESPSPAARIGAEFLGTFWLVFGGCGAAVLAGVVLSPDRVPVGIGYLGVALAFGLTVLTMAFAVGHVSGGHFNPAVTIGLAIARRIEWKWVPTYIATQIVAATAAGAVLLAVANGKDGFSAVDSGFATNGFGDRSPGGYSLLACAIVEIVLTAFFLYVILGATDDRAPKGFAPIAIGLALTLVHLVGIPVTNTSVNPARSLGVAWFAGSDALGQVWLFLVAPIVGAAIAGISYAVITGARGPDAEIDEGVANNP from the coding sequence GTGGAGTCACCCAGTCCTGCGGCTCGGATCGGCGCGGAGTTTCTCGGAACGTTCTGGCTCGTCTTCGGCGGCTGTGGTGCCGCCGTACTGGCCGGTGTGGTGCTCAGCCCGGACAGGGTTCCGGTCGGCATCGGGTACCTCGGCGTGGCGCTGGCCTTCGGGCTGACCGTACTGACCATGGCGTTCGCCGTCGGGCACGTCTCCGGCGGGCACTTCAACCCGGCGGTCACGATCGGTCTCGCGATCGCCCGCCGGATCGAGTGGAAGTGGGTGCCGACGTACATCGCCACCCAGATCGTCGCCGCGACCGCGGCCGGCGCCGTCCTGCTGGCTGTTGCCAATGGCAAGGACGGGTTCAGCGCGGTCGACAGCGGGTTCGCGACGAACGGCTTCGGTGACCGGTCGCCGGGCGGCTACTCGCTGCTGGCCTGCGCGATCGTGGAGATCGTGCTGACCGCGTTCTTCCTGTACGTGATCCTCGGCGCCACCGACGACCGCGCGCCCAAGGGGTTCGCGCCGATCGCGATCGGGCTGGCGCTGACCCTGGTGCATCTGGTCGGCATCCCGGTCACGAACACGTCGGTGAACCCGGCGCGGTCGCTCGGCGTCGCGTGGTTCGCGGGCAGTGACGCGCTTGGTCAGGTCTGGTTGTTCCTGGTCGCCCCGATCGTCGGTGCGGCCATCGCGGGGATCAGTTATGCCGTGATCACCGGGGCGCGCGGGCCCGACGCGGAGATCGACGAGGGTGTGGCCAACAATCCGTAG
- a CDS encoding glycosyltransferase family 39 protein — MPAYRAWRTWALVAICLLAALLYGWELGADGNVGNTYYSAAIRSMTESLPNFLFGSFDPYGVITVDKPPMALWPQVISVLIFGYHGWSLLLPEVIAGVAAVFLLHRTVRLWSGERVALLAALIFALTPVTVAINRTNNPDTLLVLLLIAAAYAVTRAVGAAADRGRVAWLMWCAFFVGCGFLTKMLQAWIVVPALAVAYLVGATVPVRRRILELLGAGAVLVVSSFWWVALHGLWPGTKPYVGGSKDGSAWDLIIGYNGFGRVFGGGQSGGMVTMQNGKATMGSFGGEPGPLRMFNEMVGGQISWLLPLSLFVVVVVAVPVVRRGAPVVRAGWLLWSSWLVISGLVFSLAQGIMHPYYTTAMAPAVAALCAGGLAVLWRWYRASAAWVLLPVGVAVTAAWAFVLISRDTSWYGWCRWVVVAVAAAAGAGLVVGRLSSSARRSSADGAPVRRTAIARPALAAAIAGLLLTPGVWSVATATVNANGSLPAAGPPATGGMPGTPPPGGGPQGVGGQQPGNEKPGADEPGGGRPRGYREPMLVTSGGTGEARLSDVQRRVLEYARENGAGAEIDLAVNSSSGGVAPFIIDSDATVIGMGGFGGQDDAPSIDQLQRWTESGTLRFVLSAAPGQQPQQLPTNSPDRRSTLQQARQRWIEQHCTVVAPSTYGATSQSSTGPQIIGGTPDTLYDCS, encoded by the coding sequence ATGCCTGCCTACCGCGCATGGCGGACCTGGGCGCTGGTGGCGATCTGTCTACTGGCCGCACTGCTCTACGGATGGGAGCTCGGCGCCGACGGGAACGTGGGCAACACCTACTACTCGGCCGCGATCAGGTCGATGACCGAGAGCCTCCCGAACTTCCTCTTCGGCTCCTTCGATCCGTACGGCGTGATCACGGTCGACAAGCCGCCGATGGCGTTGTGGCCGCAGGTCATCTCGGTGCTGATCTTCGGATACCACGGCTGGTCACTGCTGCTGCCGGAGGTGATCGCCGGGGTCGCGGCCGTGTTCCTGCTGCACCGCACCGTCCGGCTGTGGTCCGGTGAACGCGTCGCGCTGCTGGCCGCGCTGATCTTCGCGCTGACGCCCGTCACGGTGGCGATCAACCGTACCAACAACCCGGACACCTTGCTGGTCCTGCTGCTGATCGCCGCGGCGTACGCCGTGACGCGCGCGGTCGGCGCCGCGGCGGATCGCGGGCGCGTCGCGTGGCTGATGTGGTGCGCGTTCTTCGTCGGGTGTGGGTTCCTGACCAAGATGTTGCAGGCGTGGATCGTCGTACCGGCGCTCGCTGTGGCCTATCTGGTCGGTGCGACTGTGCCTGTCCGGCGGCGGATTCTGGAATTGCTGGGCGCGGGCGCCGTACTGGTGGTGTCCTCGTTCTGGTGGGTGGCGTTGCACGGTTTGTGGCCGGGGACAAAGCCGTATGTCGGGGGCAGCAAGGACGGCAGCGCTTGGGATCTGATCATCGGGTACAACGGGTTCGGGCGGGTGTTCGGCGGGGGTCAAAGCGGTGGCATGGTGACCATGCAGAACGGCAAGGCGACCATGGGGTCGTTCGGTGGGGAGCCGGGGCCGCTGCGGATGTTCAACGAGATGGTCGGCGGGCAGATCTCGTGGTTGCTGCCGTTGTCGTTGTTCGTCGTGGTGGTTGTCGCGGTGCCGGTCGTGCGGAGGGGTGCTCCGGTGGTTCGCGCGGGGTGGTTGCTGTGGAGCTCGTGGTTGGTGATCTCCGGGCTCGTGTTCAGCCTGGCGCAGGGGATCATGCATCCGTACTACACGACCGCGATGGCGCCGGCTGTTGCCGCGTTGTGCGCGGGCGGGCTTGCGGTGTTGTGGCGGTGGTACCGCGCGTCGGCGGCTTGGGTGTTGTTGCCGGTGGGTGTGGCGGTCACTGCGGCGTGGGCGTTCGTGCTGATCTCGCGGGACACGTCCTGGTACGGCTGGTGCCGCTGGGTCGTCGTCGCGGTCGCCGCTGCCGCGGGCGCGGGCTTGGTCGTCGGGCGGCTCTCCTCCTCCGCGCGCCGGTCGTCGGCCGACGGTGCACCGGTCCGCCGTACGGCGATCGCCCGCCCGGCACTCGCGGCGGCAATAGCCGGTCTGCTGCTGACACCAGGTGTCTGGTCCGTCGCCACCGCAACAGTCAACGCCAACGGCAGCCTCCCGGCCGCCGGCCCACCCGCGACAGGCGGGATGCCCGGCACCCCACCCCCAGGCGGCGGCCCTCAGGGGGTCGGCGGACAGCAACCTGGCAACGAAAAGCCGGGAGCCGACGAGCCCGGAGGCGGGCGGCCCCGTGGGTATCGGGAGCCGATGTTGGTTACGTCTGGGGGGACTGGGGAGGCTCGGTTGAGTGATGTGCAGCGGCGGGTTCTGGAGTATGCGCGGGAGAACGGGGCTGGTGCAGAGATCGATCTGGCGGTGAACAGTTCGTCCGGTGGGGTTGCGCCGTTCATCATCGACTCGGATGCGACGGTCATCGGCATGGGCGGCTTCGGCGGGCAGGACGACGCGCCGTCCATCGACCAACTCCAGCGCTGGACCGAGAGCGGCACCCTGCGCTTCGTTCTCAGCGCCGCTCCCGGACAGCAACCCCAGCAACTCCCCACCAACTCCCCCGACCGCCGTTCGACCCTCCAGCAAGCCCGCCAGCGCTGGATCGAGCAGCACTGCACAGTCGTCGCCCCCAGCACCTACGGCGCCACCTCGCAGTCATCCACCGGCCCGCAGATCATCGGCGGCACACCAGACACCCTGTACGACTGCTCATGA
- a CDS encoding ABC transporter substrate-binding protein: MTIQLRRTKSTAIAGLCVLALGLAACSGSDTPAEEGKPLPTVTGNPAVTLDVFAPQAADWNLATNDFTKKAKQQFNISFKWQTTTFDGGPAKEKRQISLASGDYPDLYLLIPWVDQFTPAELLKLGNQGVIVPLNQLIEQYGPNIKKALDAEPEWKAMATAPDGKIYGMPQWVDCYHCSYQGKLWMNSTWLKKLGLEQPKTTEDMRNVLRAFKTQDPNGNGKADEIPLSASVRDALIPYFMNAFIYNPQGTSGNNNSTLVLNDGKVDTQANKDGWREGLKYMNSLYKEGLIDKGAFTQNPDALQQQGDSGKQPMLGAAAVLHLGIAVSNLPDGRQKQYDAVPPLTGPQGVNHTGYNFPSAPGATFVLTNKATQEEQIQAIKLLDYIFTDEGQMNAFWGTEGKTWKRAAAGDVALDKSLKPTYKVIPQPEGGTPPNSGWQALAQYNNTEKYRNSEAIATDIYSPEGYERRLFEATKLYEGKEDKSKIYPYWKVWIDPSLAGEIATLQTNIENYVQQNALQFITGSKNIDTEWDAYVKGLEGLGLKRYLEIQQTAYDKMPNK, from the coding sequence ATGACAATTCAGCTCAGGAGAACCAAGTCCACGGCGATCGCCGGGCTCTGCGTACTGGCACTCGGCCTGGCCGCCTGCAGCGGATCCGATACGCCTGCGGAGGAGGGGAAACCACTGCCCACGGTGACCGGCAACCCGGCCGTGACCCTGGACGTCTTCGCGCCCCAGGCCGCTGACTGGAACCTGGCCACGAACGATTTCACCAAGAAGGCGAAGCAGCAGTTCAACATCAGCTTCAAGTGGCAGACCACCACGTTCGACGGCGGGCCGGCCAAGGAGAAGCGGCAGATCTCGCTGGCCAGCGGCGACTACCCGGACCTGTACCTGCTGATCCCGTGGGTCGACCAGTTCACCCCGGCCGAGTTGCTCAAGCTGGGCAACCAGGGTGTCATCGTCCCGCTGAACCAGCTGATCGAGCAGTACGGGCCGAACATCAAGAAGGCACTCGACGCGGAGCCGGAGTGGAAGGCGATGGCGACGGCGCCGGACGGCAAGATCTACGGCATGCCGCAGTGGGTCGACTGCTACCACTGCTCGTACCAGGGCAAGCTGTGGATGAACAGCACCTGGCTGAAGAAGCTCGGGCTCGAGCAGCCGAAGACCACCGAGGACATGCGCAACGTCCTGCGGGCCTTCAAGACCCAGGATCCGAACGGGAACGGGAAGGCCGACGAGATCCCGCTCAGCGCGAGCGTGCGCGACGCGCTGATCCCGTACTTCATGAACGCCTTCATCTACAACCCGCAGGGCACCAGCGGCAACAACAACTCGACGCTCGTGCTGAACGACGGCAAGGTCGACACCCAGGCGAACAAGGACGGCTGGCGCGAGGGACTGAAGTACATGAACTCGCTCTACAAGGAGGGCCTGATCGACAAGGGCGCCTTCACCCAGAACCCGGACGCGCTGCAGCAGCAGGGTGACAGCGGCAAGCAGCCCATGCTCGGCGCGGCCGCCGTGCTGCACCTCGGCATCGCGGTCAGCAACCTGCCGGACGGCCGCCAGAAGCAGTACGACGCCGTACCGCCGCTGACCGGGCCGCAGGGCGTCAACCACACCGGGTACAACTTCCCGAGTGCCCCGGGCGCCACGTTCGTGCTGACGAACAAGGCCACCCAGGAGGAGCAGATCCAGGCGATCAAGCTGCTCGACTACATCTTCACCGACGAAGGGCAGATGAACGCCTTCTGGGGTACCGAGGGCAAGACCTGGAAGCGGGCAGCGGCCGGCGACGTCGCGCTCGACAAGTCACTGAAGCCGACGTACAAGGTGATCCCGCAGCCGGAGGGCGGAACTCCGCCGAACTCCGGGTGGCAGGCGCTGGCGCAGTACAACAACACCGAGAAGTACCGCAACTCCGAGGCGATCGCGACCGACATCTACAGCCCGGAGGGATACGAGCGGCGGTTGTTCGAGGCCACCAAGCTGTACGAGGGCAAGGAGGACAAGTCGAAGATCTATCCGTACTGGAAGGTCTGGATCGACCCGTCCCTGGCCGGTGAGATCGCCACCTTGCAGACCAACATCGAGAACTACGTGCAGCAGAACGCGCTGCAGTTCATCACCGGTTCGAAGAACATCGACACCGAGTGGGACGCCTACGTCAAGGGCCTCGAGGGCCTGGGCCTCAAGCGCTACCTGGAGATCCAGCAGACGGCGTACGACAAGATGCCCAACAAGTAG